The sequence AAGGGATATCTCCAACATCGCCAAGAAATTCAGGTCCAACTAGCTGGACACTTGGCAGTGACTGTATCACAACATGTTTCAGGGATGGCAAGCACCCAAGTGGCGGCAGTTCTTCgcaattttggcaatcttttaGTTCTATAGAAGCTAACCTGTCCAAAGGCAGAGACCCTACCCATGATGGGAATGATGATCCATTATAACCTTTGATGATGAGCTCCTCCAGATTTGAATTTGGTCTGAGACACTGTAACACCTGAGCTGCTCTGTCATTCTGTTGTGGCACGCAACGACAATCTGGTACTCTGTTTGCTTCATTTGGTTGCAAATCACGCAATGTCACGTCTGAATTCTGAAGTATGTCACACCATTCGAGTGTTAGCTTCTGAAGTCCCTCCTTTTTCCATAGATTGACATTGGCAGCTTGTGCAGCATCAAGATTGCTTAAACCTATAATGTGCAGGTCTCCTCTGATGTTTATCAGCTCATCCAGCTCCGATTCTGCATCCAGCAGATCCATCTCCGACGACAAAAACAGGTAGCTTCTGTAGGCTAGTCAATGCTCTGATCCCAGATGGCATCTGTACATTGGAATGTGCTATCTCAAAGCATCTTAAGTTCTGCAGGAGCTTAATGCCGTGGGGCAACTGAGTAAGGGAGGAACAATGGTTAAGCTTGATTGTCTGTAAGTGGAAGAGAGCACCTACTGACTCCGGCAGCATCTGAATTCTAGTGTTATCCAGACCAAGGTACCTCAGATGTATCAGGCTTCCAATAGACTTTGGTACCTCCACAATGTCAGTGTTGCTTAAATCTAGAACCCTTAGACATTCAAAATCTGTCATCAGTCCATATGGAGCAATCTTTCTTCTGAGTGGCATTTCTCCATGGATGATCTGTTCCAATCTTGAAAGAAACAGGAATGTTCTCAGATCTTGGCCACAAAATGAGTCCAATGATAGTTCTTGCTCAGGATGGGACTCATTGTTGACAATGGACAAATGGCGAGCCGATGTCTTGTCGGCTCGGTTCAGGTTACTCTGCTGTATCGTCCGGCATTCATTGCCTGAAACAATATGTTGTATCATTCTGCATTCATTGCCTGAAACAAACTGTGCAAGCTCCTGATATAGATCATGCATGACAAACTTCTCTTGATCGATTCCATGAGATGGGGATGGCTGGAAGAAGCATCTTGCTACCAAATCATAGAAGTAGCCGGTGCCTACATCTTCAGGCCTCTGTTCTCCTCCGGCATCAATGAAGCCCTGCGCTGTCCAGAGCTGAACCAGCGCATCCTTGTCGAAGACGAAGCTCTTGGGGAATTTTCAATGAGCAGAAGGCGAAGCATCGTTTCAATGGCGCAAATGGTCATAGCTCACCTTGAGTGCTGGCAGCACATGGTTCTTGGCCTCATCATTGTCAGCCCACAGGTTGCTATTCAGTACATGTGTCCAGTGCTTCCTGGTGATTGAGGTGCTCATGGCTGTGCCTGCTGCCTCTGCTGCCAATGGTACGCCTCTGCATTTCTTTGCAATCTGCTGGCCGATGTTGGTAAGctcatcatcaatggtggcggtggtgcacCCGTGCGATGCACGTCGCTGGCACACGAGCCAGCAGTGTTCGTCGGATAAGCAGCCAAGATGGTACACATTGGGGGTAACCATCTTGGCGACCATCCTGCTCCTGGTCGTGACGACGACTGTGCTCCCCGGCGCGCAGAAGCTCAGCGGCGCGGTGATGGTGTCCCAATGGTTGGGGTTGTCGTCCCAGACGTCATCGAGGACGAGCAGGCACCTCTTGCCCGTAAGGTGTTCGACCATGGTTCCGTGGAGCGCGCTCAGCTCGGAGCAGTCGGGGCGTGACCTGGTGATGGCCTCAACGATCTTTGCCGTCACGCCGACGACATCGAACTCTTGGGACACCCAGACCCAGAGCGCGAGGTCGAAACGCGACGcgacggcctcctcgccgcagACGTGCTGCATAAGCGACGTCTTCCCAACGCCGGCCATACCAACGATTGCCACGACGGCGTAGTTTCTCCTGCCGTCGGGCTGGCCTTTGGCAGACCATCTCGACGACCCTCTGGAGGTCGCGCTCCCGGCCGTGGATCTGGCAACGGGGGAGCGAGCTACTCGGCACGAGGGCACCGACCGCCGGCcgtgccgcgccgtcgccgggccTTAGCCGGAGCTTCTTCCGATCTGACGCGATCTCCTCGTACCTCGCCCAAATGTCGTCGATCTtgcggcggaggcgcgcggccggcgcggcggcgaacaGCTGCGCGACCTCCCTCTTCCgcttccccgtcgccggcgccgcggcgcgcagGAGGTCGATCTTGAGGTCCTCCAGCtgcgcggcgcggtggcacTCGTACTCGAGCTCCTCGAACACGTCCTCGGCGCGGTACTCGAGGTCGCCGAGCTCGGCTAGCCAGAGGCGGACGGAGTGGTCGGTGACGGACAGGCTCTCGGCGTCGCGGAGCGCGGCGTGGACCCTGCGGAGCATGGACCTGAGCGCCGccagctcgtcgtcgccgacggtgACCGGCCCCGTCGACGCGCGCCCCAACGCCCGCAACATCGGAGACGCCAGCTTCCTGGACTTGACCGCGAACTGAAACAGTGCGTCTCGCAGCGCGTGGGTGATGAGTTTCTCAGCCATTGCTGGACCTCGAGGGATCAGGGATTAGCGAGGGAGAAGCAGACAATTTGTTGAGCCGAACGAGGATGTCGTCACAGCTCTTTGGGCGGCGTTGACGAAGACTTTTGGCTTGTGCAGAAATTTCGAcgtttggtccttttaaaaaacttattttataaattaatttaaaatatatatatctagatccAGCCACAATGCTAAGACCCTGGGTGCTGAGATCAACTGTTGTGAAACAAATTTAGAAGAGATAAATTTCCGTGGGTCAATCCGAACCGGAGTAGACATGAGGCTTATTTCATCCTAAGACCTCTATATATAAAGGGTCAAGGGTGAGACATGTAAAATTAGTTTGTACTCGAGATTTACAACTGTATTCATAGGCTAATTCTGCAATGTTTTTTAGGCCAAAGAAGGGCGCAGATATTCTATACATCATCTCATGTCTGTATTGTTGTGGGAGGAACAGGGAACGGATCTAATGATCCGCTAATAGACACGTTGGTTTGCAACACGTATCAGCAGCTCTGTCATCACCAGTTTGTCGTTccaatttgttgtttttgttagattaatTTCTAAATACAGACTGATCTGCTATTGTATTGCTTTTGTTTGCAATACCGTTTATGTTACCGATCCGATCGGTAGCCACGTGCGACCTTATGCTCGAGCGGCACCTGCGCGGCCTATGCCACCAGCCGATTACGATAGGATTTTGAGCAATCAACTATAAGTCTGATTGTCGGAGATATGGACCCGGAGGTATGTGAAGTAGAGGGGAATTACTTTCCCTCCGGCCACGTGACTCTGCAAGTTGGCCCCACTCACGCGTCACGCGAGTCGTGGAagcgccgggggggggggaggtggggGGGCCTCGGGGCATGCCGTCACCCCCTCGGGCTATCCCGCGgcttcgccccgaggccctcacccgGCTGCCACGCAGGCTGAACAGCCATAAATGTGCGacgccccaactgtccctcaccgcatttaatgcggtaagggcagacgtgcggcgcgcCTAGCTAACCCCTGTCCAACGGatgtgaccggtctgtgaccggcctgtcaCCGTCACATCCGATGGATAGGGCAATCATGTCCTCACGTCGCCCTTGTACCCGGCGGAGTGGGGGTGGGTATGACCCGTCACATCCGAGCGTCACTCGAGGAAGGGCTGTCGCAAGTCATCGttcatttatgagggaatgacagggctgtcccctgtgtgaggcggggggcggcgccgggttCCACTCGAGAACCGGTTGTTGCTTAGCTTCTAGGAGAAGGCACGGTTTAAAGCCCAGGAAAAGTGGAATGGGATCCCCCTCCGATGGagggtaggtagaggcggtgcatgtggtatccccttgagctataaaaaGAGGACCCTGCCCACTGAGATGGGGGGACGATTCGAAGAAAACCAAAACTCCAGAAGAAAAAAAGCGAGTGCGCTCTCTGGAATGAAGAAACCTCTGTAAAACTCgtccataatcccaaacacaggagtagggtgttacgctccacagcggcccgaacctgtacaATCCGACTGTGTGCAAGCTTGTTGTTAGTCTTAGGGACGAGCGAGTGATTTCCATGAAACGAGCttctgcccccggccgaactcacgagAAGGGGGGTTTCATGACCCCCCACTATTGAGGATCTTCCTTCGAcagctggcgcgccaggtagggggcggTTGCGCGTTCTGAGAGGAAGTCGCTTTCTTCCGTCCCAATTTTCTCCAGGCCTTAGCCGACCATGGTCGAGGTCCTGGAagtagaggaggaggcggtggcgtttACCCCCACCCCGTCCGGGAGTGAGGATTCTGGCGAGAGCCGAGGTCCTCATCACCGTCGCCATGGTTCTCCGACTGCTCCCCGCCGCGAACCTTCGCGGAGGGAGGATCCCACTCGTTCGGGTGGTTCGGCTCTCGCTCTGCCCCCTGGCGGAGGGAGGCCGCGACGCGTCGGGGCACGCCGCCGTCTCGACTATGGAGACGGCGGTTCGCCCCAAGGCGCGCTTCAGGCAGCAGGCGCCCTTCTGCGGCATCCCCCGGTAAACCCGGAGCCGGAGACTCCTGTTTAGCGCTGGTTGGACGACGTGGCCAACTTGGTCACTATCGCTCAGCGACAGTTGGCCATGGGTGGCCGATCCACTGCCGCTGGTACATCGCGTACCTCAGTCAccctctcctcgtcggcgagGAGAAGGGCTCGTCGATCGGCCACGACCTCGAGGCGGTCCACGGTTCCAACATCGTCGGGGGCCCCGGGAAGCCGGAGGCGTCATGACGGCCTCTACAGGACGCAGGACGCTCAAATCAACATTGAGCGACGTTGAGACGAGCGCCGAGCTGCCCGTATGGGGGAAGGCGCCTCCTCATCTGGAGCGCCACGCTCCTCTTCACGAGGCGGCCCTCACCCCACACTCACTCCTGGGGGGACAGGTTGTAGGGCCTTTGTGGCGAGTCTCCGGACAGGTTGTAGGGCCTTTGTGGCGAGTCTCCGGAATGTCCGATGGCCCACGAAATTTCACCCCAACCTTACGGAGAAGTATGATGGTAGCATCAATCCCTCCGAGTTCCTCTAGAACTACACCACGGTTATCGTGGCGGCAGGGGGTGACGACCGGGTCATGGCGAATTACTTTCCCATGGCCCTCAAGGGTCAGGCGCGTGGCTGGTTGATGACCCAGCCCCCCGACTCCATTCACTCCTGGGAGGATCTGTGCCAGCAGTTCATTACGAACTTCCAGGGCACATATCCCCGCCCGGGGGAAGAGGCGGACCTACACGCTGTACGGCGGAAGGATGATGAGTCCCTCCGTTCGTACATACAGCGCTTCTGTCAGGTCCGCAACACCATTCCGTGCATTCCAGCCCACGCGGTTGTATATGCATTCCGGAACGGCGTGCGGCATAATGGCATGTTGGAGAAGATCGCCTCCAAGGAGCCCAAGACCACTGCCAAGCTCTTCGAGCTGGCGGACAAGGTGGCccggaaggaggaggcgtgggcctGGAACTCTCCCGGCACCGGTGCGGCGTCTGCGGCTACCCCCGAGTTTGCCCCCCGCTCTAAGCGGCGAGATAGGAGAGGCAAAAGAAAACCAGCCCGCTTCGATGACGAGGGCCATGTCCTTGCAGCAGACGGGCCCACACGGGCCCCACACAAAGGAAAGGCCACCGGCGATAAGCCGAGCCCCACCGTTCCCTCCGGCGAGGGCCGGTCGGCGGACAAGTGGTGCTCGGTACACAACACTTACCGCCACAGTCTCGCCGACTGCCGCTCGGTCAAGAATTTGGCCGAGCGGTTCCGAAAGGCTGATGAGGAGAAGCGGCAGGGTCGATGGGAGGGCAAAGCCCCCGCGACCTCAACCGGTGACCGGCGAGAGGAGGCCAAGAACAAGGCCCCCACCGATGATGGCGGAGATAGTGAGAATCTGGATTTCCAGATACCTCAGGGGACCGTCACCACGCTCGACGGGGGGGGGCTTGCGCTCACACTTCTCGCCGAAGCTTCAAGGCCATGAGGCGAGAGCTTCTGGCCGTTGTTCCCACGCATGAGGCGGTCCGGAAGGCGCGCTGGTCGGAGGTGAAGCTCACGTTCGACTAGAGCGACCATCCGACGGTGCTcgctcggggggggggggaggggaaagTTGGCCCTGGTGGTCTCCCCGACCATCCACAACGTCAAGATGAAGCGTGTGCTGGTGGATGGGGGGGCCAGTCTGAGCATCATCTCCCCGGCTGCCTTTGACGCGCTCAAGGGCCCGGGGATGAAGCTCCAGCCGTTGCTCCCAATCATTGGCGTTACTCCAGGGCACACGTGGCCGCTTGGCCACGTAGAGCTTCCGGTGACCTTCGGTGACTCCACCAACTTCCGCACCGAGCGGATCGACTTCGATGTGGCGGACCTCAATCTGCCCTACAACGCGGTTCTGGGCAGACCCGCGTTGATGAAGTTCATGGTCGTCACCCACTACACCTATCTCCAGATGAAGATGCTGGGTCCTGCTGGTCCCATCACCATCTTTGGTGATGTCAAGGTCGCCCTCGCCTGCGCGGAGCAGCGCCCAGACAACCTGGCAGTGGTCACGGAGCCGCAAGCCCCAGAAGCCTCTGCGTCCCGCGCTTCCAAGAAGCGCCTCACCTCGGCTGACGAGGTGCCCGTCAAGGAAATCCCCCTTGGCGACGATCCGTTCAAGACCGCCAAGATTGGCGGAACCTTGGACGCCAAATAGGAAGGCGcgctcgtctccttcctgcGGGCGAATTCTGACGTTTTCGCATGGAAGCCGTCAGATATGcccggggtccccagggaggtgatcgagcaccgCCTTGCCGTGCGGCCGGATGCGCGACCTGTTCGGCAGAAAGTGCGGCGTCAAGCCCCGGAGCGGCAGGCCTTCATCAGGGAGGAAGTGGCGCGGCTCCTGGAGGCTAGTTTCATTCACGAGGTGattcatccagagtggctagcaaACCCGATGGTCGTCCCGAAGGCCAATGGCAAGCTACGGATGTGCATCgactacaccgacctcaacaaggcatgccccAAAGATCCCTTCCCTCTGCCACGCATAGATCAAATAGTCGACTCCACTGCGGGGTGCGACCTTTTGTGTTTTCTAGATGCATACTCTGGGTACCATTAGATTCGTATGgctagggaagatgaggaaaaaaccGTCTTTATTACTCCTGTGGGCACcttttgttatacaactatgccttttggattgaagaatgcAGGCCCTACTTTTCAGCGCATGACTCGTATTACTTTAAGTAATCAGATAGGGCGCAGTGTAGAGGCGTATGTCGATGATCTGGTGGTAAAGACGCACCACCAGGACACATTGCTACAGGACCTGGCTGAAACTTTCGATAGTCTTAGGTCCACGCGCATAAAGCTGAACCCCGATAAGTGTGTGTTCGGCGTGCCGGCGGGCAAACTTCTCGGTTTTCTAGTCTCTTCCCGAGGCATAGAAGCAAATCCTAAGAAAATACGCGCGATAGAGAGGATGCGCCCCCCCAGCAAGCTTAGGGATGTGCAGTGCGTCACTGGATGCATGGCCGCCCTGAGTCGATTTATATCGAGGCTGGATGAGAGGGCGCTGCCCCTATTCAAACTCCTCAAGCGCTCCGAGCCGTTTGTATGGACGGAGGAAGCTGAGCAAGCTCTCAATCAGCTGAAAGCTTACCTCACCTCCCCCCCCCCATCTTGGTGGCCCCGGGACCGGAGGAACCATTGCTACTCTACTTGGCCGCGACCCCCCATGTGGTGAGCGCCGCCCTAGTAGTTGAGCGTGAGGAAGGCGAACGGGAGGCCCCTCCGGCTTGCGATGGCCCCTCATCCCCCGAAGGCCTAGCGCCCAAAGCTTCCAACCCCCGGGAGAACCCCGAGGCCCCCAAGGGAGGAGCGGAGGCTTTGGCAGGTGGCCCCGAGCCTTATGATCCCGAGGCAGTCCGGGATCCCCCCGGGACCTCCGAACAGGCGCGCCCCGAGTCATCAGCCCCTGACAACACGAACCGGCCCCGCCGAAAGGTGCAGCGGCCCGTCTACTTTGTTAGCGAGGCACTTTGAGATGCGAAAACCCGGTATCCGCAGGCCCAGAAAATGCTTTATGCCGTCTTGATGGCCTCAAGGAAGTTGCGTCATTACTTCCAAGCGCATCAGGTTTCCGTAGTGACGTCATACCCTCTTGGCCAAATTTTGCACAACCGAGAGGGTATTGGACGGGTGGTAAAATGGGCCATCGAGCTGGCTGAGTTCGATCTGCACTTCGAACCGCGGCATGCGATCAAAAGTCAAATCCTGGCTGACTTCATCGCGGAATGGACCCCGATGGACGAACCTGTTCCGTCTAATGTCCCCTTCCcccccggagaagaagaggatccAAACGCCGACATTCACGGCGGGCACTGGGTTATGCATTTCGACGGCTCCCTCAACCTTCAAGGTGCAGGTGCCGGAGTCATGCTGACCTCGCCAAACGGGGATGTCCTCAAATACGTGGCATTTCGTCTCGACTTCCGAGCCACGAACAACATGGCAGAATATGAAGGGCTCCTCGCGGGATTGAGGGCGGCAGCCGGAATGGGAATCCGCCGTCTCCTGGTCTTGGGTGACTCCCAGCTGATCGTAAATCAAGTATCCAAAGAGTATCAGTGCACCCACCCACAAATGGAAGCATATGTCCGCGAGGTACGGCGTATGGAACGCCACTTCGACGGACTTGAGCTCCGGCACGTGCCCTGACGCGACAACATAGTTGCTGACGAGTTGTCGCGTGTTGCATCGGCACGAGCCCTACTCCCCCGGGGACCTTCGAGGAAAGGCTCACGCAACCATTGGCGCGACCGAGCCCTTTGAGGGACCCCAATGACACGCTCTCCAACCCGACTCCGGGCGACCCACGCCCCTCGGGGCCCGAGGGGGTCAATCCTGACCCCCCTCGTCAGGTCGTGTGGATGACCGACATCCGGGCGTATCTCGACGGCAATACTCTTCCCGAGGATCGCGCAGAAGCTGAAAAGCTCGCGCGCATCTCCAAGCGGTACGTCCTCGTAGAAGGGACCCTCTCCCGGCGTGCCGCCAACGGGGTACTCTTGAAGTGTATTTCTCGAGAGCAGGGCATCGAGCTCATAGCCGACGCCCATCAGGGTGAGTGTGGAGCCCATTCGGCCTCACGAACTTTGGTCGGAAAAGCCTTCCGGCAAGGTTTTTATTGGCCGGGGGCTACCACTATGtatcattttttccttttacaaGTAATGAATTTTTCTACTTTTTCGCAAAGGCCAtttttctccccttcctctgGCTTGTCCCGATTCAAGGAATAATCCGCGTTTATTCTAAACCCTAAGTGCTGTAAGGCGGCCTGAAAACCGCCGAAAGGGAACACGAACGCGGGCCGCGCCCCGGGTTGTGCCGAACCCCGGGGGATCGGAAGGGCCTACACACGGTCGTCCCGACCCCCGGTCTGGCCAGTCCCGCTGGGTGGCTCCCTCGGGGCGATGGTCTTGCCTATCACCACTTAGATTCCATGGACCGAACGTGGATTTACCTTCTCGCTAGAACAAGCCCGAGGGGGGGGGATGGGGTCAAAACGACATATCAATCGCAGGCAATCTAATTATCCCCTTTTGCCCtggttttttcttctctctatgTCACAGGCATCCAATAGAAAAAGCAAAAGAGTAAAAGGGGTTAAAGAGTTTCCAGTTGCAGAACAAGACAGGATGGCACGATGGCCTAAATACAAAAAGTGCCTGCTACGGGCACACAGC is a genomic window of Oryza glaberrima chromosome 7, OglaRS2, whole genome shotgun sequence containing:
- the LOC127780851 gene encoding putative disease resistance RPP13-like protein 1, encoding MDLLDAESELDELINIRGDLHIIGLSNLDAAQAANVNLWKKEGLQKLTLEWCDILQNSDVTLRDLQPNEANRVPDCRCVPQQNDRAAQVLQCLRPNSNLEELIIKGYNGSSFPSWVGSLPLDRLASIELKDCQNCEELPPLGCLPSLKHVVIQSLPSVQLVGPEFLGDVGDIPYNNRKKAYFAFPALESLKFRDMGAWEEWSGVKDEHFPELKYLSIVSCGKLKVLPNFTSGPKQRIRNCEKLLQPLCQNIHWNLMEYIPPSSELSYTCMAEGDISILEASCSYST
- the LOC127780163 gene encoding putative disease resistance protein RGA3, with protein sequence MAEKLITHALRDALFQFAVKSRKLASPMLRALGRASTGPVTVGDDELAALRSMLRRVHAALRDAESLSVTDHSVRLWLAELGDLEYRAEDVFEELEYECHRAAQLEDLKIDLLRAAAPATGKRKREVAQLFAAAPAARLRRKIDDIWARYEEIASDRKKLRLRPGDGAARPAVGALVPSSSLPRCQIHGRERDLQRVVEMHVCGEEAVASRFDLALWVWVSQEFDVVGVTAKIVEAITRSRPDCSELSALHGTMVEHLTGKRCLLVLDDVWDDNPNHWDTITAPLSFCAPGSTVVVTTRSRMVAKMVTPNVYHLGCLSDEHCWLVCQRRASHGCTTATIDDELTNIGQQIAKKCRGVPLAAEAAGTAMSTSITRKHWTHVLNSNLWADNDEAKNHVLPALKSFVFDKDALVQLWTAQGFIDAGGEQRPEDVGTGYFYDLVARCFFQPSPSHGIDQEKFVMHDLYQELAQFVSGNECRMIQHIVSGNECRTIQQSNLNRADKTSARHLSIVNNESHPEQELSLDSFCGQDLRTFLFLSRLEQIIHGEMPLRRKIAPYGLMTDFECLRVLDLSNTDIVEVPKSIGSLIHLRYLGLDNTRIQMLPESVDAIWDQSID
- the LOC127780164 gene encoding uncharacterized protein LOC127780164, whose translation is MANYFPMALKGQARGWLMTQPPDSIHSWEDLCQQFITNFQGTYPRPGEEADLHAVRRKDDESLRSYIQRFCQVRNTIPCIPAHAVVYAFRNGVRHNGMLEKIASKEPKTTAKLFELADKVARKEEAWAWNSPGTGAASAATPEFAPRSKRRDRRGKRKPARFDDEGHVLAADGPTRAPHKGKATGDKPSPTVPSGEGRSADKWCSVHNTYRHSLADCRSVKNLAERFRKADEEKRQGRWEGKAPATSTGDRREEAKNKAPTDDGGDSENLDFQIPQGTVTTLDGGGLALTLLAEASRP
- the LOC127780165 gene encoding uncharacterized protein LOC127780165 codes for the protein MKRVLVDGGASLSIISPAAFDALKGPGMKLQPLLPIIGVTPGHTWPLGHVELPVTFGDSTNFRTERIDFDVADLNLPYNAVLGRPALMKFMVVTHYTYLQMKMLGPAGPITIFGDVKVALACAEQRPDNLAVVTEPQAPEASASRASKKRLTSADEVPVKEIPLGDDPFKTAKIGGTLDAK